DNA sequence from the Schlegelella aquatica genome:
GGCCCCCTCGGCCGGGCGGACAAGAGGGCTGAGGCGGCAGCAGTGCACATCGCTGTGGACAGGTTGTGCATGGGGCGTGAAAAGTTCTGTGGAATGCCAGGGGACATCCCTGTGGAGATCCGGTGCATCGAACCGCCCGCCGCGCGGATCAAAACAAAAGGGCCGGCGCACGGCCGGCCCTTGTCGGTGCCTGGAGGGCGATCAGTCGTTCTCCGCCACCACAGCGACCGTGATGTCGACCACGACGTCGGTATGCAACGCCACCGACACCGGATGCTCGCCCACGACCTTCAGCGGGCCGTTGGGCAGGCGGATCTGCGACTTGTGCACGTCGAAGCCTTGCTGCTTCAGACCTTCGGCGATGTCGAAGTTGGTCACGGAGCCGAACAGGCGGCCGTCCACGCCCGCCTTCTGGGCGACGGTGACCGTCTTGCCGGCCAGCTTCTCGCCCTGGGCCTGGGCGGCGGTGAGCTTGTCCGCAGCGGCCTTCTCCAGTTCGGCACGCTTGGCCTCGAACTCCTTGACCGCGGCCTCGGTGGCGCGGCGAGCGGCACCGGTCGGGATCAGGTAGTTGCGAGCGTAGCCGTCCTTGACCTTGACGACGTCACCGAGGTTGCCCAGGTTGGCGACTTTCTCGAGCAGGATGACTTGCATGGGGTCGACTCCTTAGACCTTGTGCAGATCGGTGTACGGCAGCAGGGCCAGGAAGCGGGCGCGCTTGATGGCGGTCGACAGCTGGCGCTGGTAGATGGCGCGGGTGCCGGTCAGGCGGGCCGGAATGATCTTGCCGTTTTCGCTGATGAAGTCGCGCAGCGTATCGACGTCCTTGTAGTCGATTTCCTCGACACCGGCCGCGGTGAAGCGGCAGAAACGCTTGCGCTTGAACAGCAGCGACTGCTGGCTGCGCTTGGACTTGCGGTCCTTGGAGGACTTACCACGAGGTGCGGGCATGTTTGACCTCTATCTCTTTGTGTCTATCGATCCAATCTCAGTACGAGCTGGAAACGTCTTGCAGTTCGGTGATGTGCAGCACGAGTCCGCGGCCGTTGCGTTGCGAAGCAAGAAACCCGGAAACCATGACCGGGCGTCCCAGCTCCGTGCGGGACAGGCGCTGCGTGAGATCCCCGACCGCGACCGCCTTGAGTTCCAGGCGGACCTTGCGAGGGTGCCCCGCTTCCGTCAAGACCGACTCGTGCGCCAGGCGCAGGTCGAGTGCGGGCAAGCCGGCGGGCGTGTAACGCATCGCGCCCCGCTCCACCACCGTTGCCGACAACTCCACGCGGTTCATGGGCCACGCGGGCGCCGTTCGATGGCAGGCAGACGTCGCGGCAGCCGGCCTCTCAGGCCGACGCCTCCTGCTGCGCCTTCTTGGCCTCTTCCTTCTCGACCAGCTTCATCATGACCGAAGGCGCGGTCTCGGCCTTGGACTTCTGAACGGTCAGATGGCGCAGGACGGCATCGTTGAAGCGGAAGGCCGTCTCGAGCTCCTGCAGCGTTTCCTTGCTGCACTCGATGTTCAAGCACACGTAGTGGGCCTTGGCGAGCTTCTGGATCATGTAGGCCAGCTGGCGGCGGCCCCAGTCCTCGACGCGGTGGACCTTGCCACCCGCGTTGGCCACGACGGCCTTGTAGCGCTCGACCATCGCGCCCACCTGCTCGCTCTGATCCGGATGGATCAACAGCACGATTTCGTAATGACGCATCGAAACTCCTTGTGGATTCCAAGAGGGAAGCCGCCCCGTGGCGTCCCACTCGATGGGCCGGCCCGCACTGCTGCCCGAAGGCAGTTGCAAGCCCGCCCCAAGTAACGGGTGCGGCAAGGAAAGCCCGAAATTGTAGCAGACACAAAGAAAAATGCCCGCAGGCGGTGCCGCGGGCTTGGGGGTTGGGAGGCGGCGCCGGTCGGCGCCGCTTCGGCCTGTCGGCCGTCCGGTGGTGCGGACGTCAGGCGGCCTTCAGGTTGGGATAGCGCACGTGCTCGACGAGCTCCTGCACTTCCTTCTTCGGCGCCGGAGTGAAGAGGCTGACCAGGATGATGACCGCAAAGCCGATCGGCACCCCGAACACACCCGCGGAGATCGGCTGGATCCCCCACCACAGCTCCACGGGCGAGGTCACGCCGAACACGCCGCGCAGCCAGGGCTGGGTCGTGGCCATGTAGTAGAAGGTCACGCCGAGGCCGGCGATCATGCCCAGCACCGCGCCCATGCTGCTCGCGCGCTTCCAGAAGATCCCGAGCACGAGGGCCGGGAAGAAGGCGGCAGCCGCGAACGAGAAGGCAGCGGAGACGAGGAACAGGATGTCGGCGGGCTTCTGAGCGGCCACGTAGGCGGCCGCGAGAGCCACCACCAGCAAGAGGATCTTCGAGATCGTCACCCGGCGCGAGGTCGGGGCGTTCGGATCGATCATCTTGTAGTAGAGGTCGTGCGACAGCGCGTTGGCGATCGTCAGCAGCAGGCCGTCGGCAGTGGAGAGCGCCGCGGCCAAACCACCGGCGGCCACCATGCCGGAGATGACATAGGGCAGGCCACCGATCTCGGGCGTGGCGAGCACGATGATGTCGCCACCGATCTTCATCTCGCCGAGCTGGAGGATGCCGTCACCGTTGACGTCGGTCACCGACAGCAGCGTCGGATCGACGCGCGACCACTGCGCGATCCATGCGGGCAGCTTGTCGAAGGGCGTGCCGACCAGGACGTTGAACACCTCGTACTTCACCAGCACCGCCAGTGCCGGAGCCGTGAAGTACAGCAGGAAGATGAAGAACAGCGACCAGGTGACGGACTCACGAGCCTCCTTCACCGAGGGCGTGGTGTAGTAGCGCATCAGGATGTGCGGCAGCGCGGCCGTGCCAACCATCAGGCAGAACACCAGGGCGAGGAAGTTGCGACGAGACTCGTCGAAGGTCTTGCGGGCTTTCTCGTCGCCATTGGGATCGCCGGCGAACTGCTGCGCATGCGCCGGCATGCCCCCGAGCGGCTTGGCCCTGGCCTCGTTGGCCTTCTGGGCCGCCTCGTAGGCCTTGCGGGCGTCGGCTTCGGTGGCCGGCAGTGAAGCGAGCGCCTTCTCGGCGGCCTGAATCTCGGCGAGCGGTGCGTTCTGGGCCTTGAGGTCCGCCACCTTCTTCTCGGCGGCCGCGCGGTCGGCGGCCATGGCGGCCGGCACGTCCTTGAGCTTGGCGGCCGCTTCCTCGGCGCGCTTCTTGAAGACGGCGATGACCTCCTGCTCCTTCGGGTCGTTGCGCAGCTCCTTCTCCTTGGCCGAGACCTTCTCGAGCTGGTAGCCGTAGACGGCCTGCGGCACGGGCACGCCCGTCTGCTTCACGGACAGCCACACGACAGGAATCAGGTAGGCGATGATCAGGATGATGTACTGGGCCACCTGGGTCCAGGTCACCGCCCGCATGCCGCCGAGGAAGGAGCACACGAGAATGCCGCCGAGGCCGACGAAGATACCGATCTCGAAGGCGAAGCCCGTCAGACGCGTGGTGATGAGACCCACGCCGTAGATCTGCGCCACCACGTAGGTGAACGAGCACAAGATGGCGGCCAGGATGCCGATGAACCGGGCCAGGTTGCCGCCGTAGCGGGCGCCCAGGAAGTCGGGGATCGTGAACTGTCCGAACTTGCGCAGGTAGGGCGCGAGGAACAGTGCCACGAGGCAGTAGCCGCCCGTCCAGCCCATGATGAACGCCAGGCCGCCGTAACCGGTGAGGTAGAGCGTGCCCGCCATGCCGATGAACGACGCGGCCGACATCCAGTCGGCGCCGGTGGCCATGCCGTTGTAGATGGCCGGCACGCGGCGCCCGGCCACGTAGTACTCCGCCGCGTCGGTCGTGCGGCTCATGATGCCGATGCCGGCGTACAGAGCCACGGTGGCGAGCAGGAAGATGAAGCCGATCCAGTTCTTCGGCATCCCGGCCTGCTCCAGGATGGCCAACACAACGATGAAGATGAGGAAGCCGCCGGTGTACCAGCCGTACACCTTGTTGAGCTGCTTGCGAAACGCCGCGTTGGCCGCCGCGCTCGAGCTCGCCCCTGCAGTGGGTGTCATGCCTGCCATGGTGTCACTCCTCGGCCACGCCGTATTCCTGGTCGAGCCGGTTCATGTACCGGGCGTAGTACCAGATGATCAACACATAGACCACCAACGCCCCCTGGGCACCCACCCAGAAGCTGAATGGCCACCCGAAGAAGTTGAAACTGAGGTCGCGGGCGAAGAACGCGACCACGAAGGTCACGACGAACCAGATCGCGAGCAGGATGCCCGTGATCCTCAGGTTCTTTCGCCAGTACTCCTCATGCTTGCTCGACAGTTGCATGACTCCGGTCTCCTTTGATGATGCCGCGCACCTTGCGGCGCGCGACTGAGGCGGCCCCTCGCCCGTCTCCTCCAGGCGAGCTCGCAGCAGGGCCGCTCGTGCCCCGTCACACGGCCAAGCCGGTTTCGCGCTCCAGTTGAGCAGCGACCTTGGGCTCGAAGCCCTTGAGGTGGCGAATGATCTTCGCTGCCTCTTCGGGCTCGTGACGGTCCATGTGCACCCGGGCCAGTTGGTACCAGCCGTAGGGGCTCATGGGCTGCAATTCGGTGTTGCGCTTGAGGGCCTGCACCGCCTCGTCGAAGCGGTGGGCGCGAATGAGGACGAGCCCGAGGCCGTACCAGGCGCGGTCGAGCTTGGGGTCGAGTTCGACCGCCCGGCGGAAAGCGTGCTCGGCGTCGTCATAACGGCCGGACTCTTCCAGCAGAAAGCCGTAGTTGAACCACGCGGCGGCCCCGTGACGGGGATGGGATTCGAGCAGCTGGGCGTAGTCGTCGAGCGCGCCTTCCTTCTGCCCCGCCTGGGCGCGAAGATGGGCGCGGCTCATGCGGGCATAGGGATCGCCGGGAAAGCGTGCGAGCATCTCGTCGAAGACGAGCGCCGCGCGCCGCCGGTCGCCGATGACCAGCCAGGCCATCGCCTGCCACTTGAGCCAGCGATAGCGCCAGGATCGGGGGCCGGATGCAGGGCTCACCGGCATGCCTGGACTCCCAACTCCAAGCAGATGCTGATCTTGCCCAGCGTCGCCGAGACCCAGACGATCCCCAGAAGCAGGAACGCCACCAGCGGGACGTGGCGGTCGAGGACGATGCTCGGGCTCAGCACGCGTGCGAGCCGCACAAAGGGTTGCGTAAGAATACCCAGCAACTGGTAGAACAGGTTGCCGTCGCGCTTCTTGCCGGCAAGGAGGCCCAACACCCACTGGCCGGCAAAGGCGAGCAGTGCGATCTCGGCCACTAGCTTCACGGCGGACACGAACAGGAGCACGGTCTCACCTTTCTCGATCCCGTCAGTTGCATTCTGACGGGCTGCCTTACAGATTTCTGACGCGGCCCTTGCTCCTACGGAACAGTCCGATGAGGAGTTACCCTGCCCTTTGGCCCGAAATGGAAAAAGGCCCCAGAAGGGGCCCCGCAAGGCAGCGCGGATCGCGATCGGGGGTTCAGCGTTTGGCCAGTCGCTGCCAGGTCTCGATGACCGTGTCGGGGTTCAGCGAGATCGACACGATTCCCTCCTGCGCGAGCCAGTCGGCGAAGTCGGGGTGGTCGCTCGGCCCCTGACCGCAGATGCCGACGTACTTGCCGACGGCGCGACAGGCCGCGATCGCGCGGGAGATGAGCGCGCGCACCGCCGGATCACGCTCGTCGAAGTCGTGCGCCAGCAACTCCAGGCCGGAGTCGCGGTCCAGGCCGAGGGTGAGCTGCGTGAGGTCGTTGGAGCCGATGGACATGCCGTCGAAGTACTCCAGGAACTGCTCGGCCAGGATCGCGTTGCTCGGCACCTCGCACATCATGATGACGCGCAGGTCGTCCTTGCCCCGCTGCAGCCCGTGCTGGGCGAGCAGTTGCGTCACGCGCTCGGCCTGCTGGAGCGTGCGCACGAAGGGGACCATGATCTCCACATTGGTGAGGCCCATGTCGTTGCGCACGCGCTTGATCGCTTCGCACTCCATCGCGAAGGCCTCGGCGAACTCCTCGCTGATGTAGCGGGAGGCGCCGCGGAAGCCGAGCATCGGGTTCTCTTCCTCGGGCTCGTAACGGGAGCCGCCGATCAGCTTGCGGTACTCGTTGGACTTGAAGTCCGACAGCCGCACGATCACGGGCTTGGGCCAGAACGCGGCGGCGATGGTGGCCACCCCCTCGGCGAGCTTGTCCACGTAGAACGCGCGAGGCGATGCATGACCGCGCGCGACCGATTCGACCGCCTTCTTCAGGTCGGCATCGACGTTGGGGTAGTCGAGGATGGCCTTCGGGTGGACACCGATGTTGTTGTTGATGATGAACTCGAGCCTCGCCAGGCCGACACCCGAGTTGGGCATCTGGGCGAAGTCGAACGCGAGCTGGGGATTGCCCACGTTCATCATGATCTTCACCGGGCAGTACGGCATCTCGCCGCGCTGCACCTCCACGACTTCGGTCTCGAGCAAGCCGTCGTAGATGTAGCCCGTGTCCCCTTCCGAGCAGACGACGGTGACCAAGGCCCCGTCCTTGAGCACCTCGGTCGCGTGGCCGCAGCCGACGACGGCCGGGATGCCGAGCTCGCGCGCGATGATGGCCGCGTGGCAGGTGCGCCCGCCCCGGTTGGTGACGATGGCGCTGGCGCGCTTCATCACCGGCTCCCAGTTGGGGTCGGTCATGTCGGTCACGAGCACGTCGCCCGGCTGGACCTTCTCCATCTCGGCGATCGAGTGGACGATGCGCACCGGCCCGGTGCCGATCTTCTGGCCGATCGCGCGGCCCTCGACCAGCACGGTGCCCTGGCCCTTGAGCTTGTAGCGATGCTCGACCCCACCTTGCGCCTGGCTCTTCACCGTCTCGGGGCGGGCCTGCAGGATGTAGATCTGACCGTCGCGGCCGTCCTTGCCCCACTCGATGTCCATGGGACGGCCGTAGTGCTCCTCGATGACGAGCGCGTAGCGCGCCAGCTCGACCACGTCGGCATCGTTGAGCGAGTAGCGGTTGCGTTGCTCGGGAGGCGTGTTGACCGTCTTGACCAGCTTGCCGGACTGTGCCTTTTCCTCGGACGAGGCGAACTCCATCTTGATGAGCTTGGAGCCGAGGTTGCGCCGGATGATGGGGAACTTGCCGTTCTTGAGCGCGGGCTTGTGGACGTAGAACTCGTCCGGATTGACCGCGCCTTGCACCACCGTCTCGCCCAGGCCGTAGCTGGCGGTGATGAACACCACGTCCTTGAAGCCGGACTCGGTGTCGATCGTGAACATCACGCCGGAGGCGCCCAGGTCGGAGCGCACCATCCGCTGGATGCCCGCCGACAGCGCGACGTCACCGTGCGCGAAGCCCTTGTGGACGCGGTAGCTGATCGCACGGTCGTTGTAGAGCGACGCGAAGACCTCCTTGACTTTGTGCAGGACGTCTTCGATGCCCACCACGTTGAGGAAGGTCTCCTGCTGTCCGGCGAAGGAAGCATCGGGGAGGTCCTCGGCCGTGGCGGACGAGCGCACGGCGAACGAGGCGTGCGGGTCGCCGGCGGTGAGCTTTTCGAACTCGGCGCGGATGGCCTGCTCCAGCGCGGGCGGGAACGGCGTGTCCACGACCCACTGGCGAATCTGGGCGCCCGCTTCGGCGAGCGCCTTCACGTCGTCGATATCCAGCGAGGCGAGCTTGTCGTTGATGCGCTCGACCAGCCCGCCGGCGCGCAGGAACTCCCGGAATGCGTGGGCGGTCGTCGCGAAACCGCCGGGCACGCGCACACCGGAGGCCGCGAGCTGGCTGATCATCTCGCCGAGGGAGGCGTTCTTGCCGCCGACCACCTCGACGTCGGTCATCCTCAGGTTCTCAAACGGTACGACCAGGGCGGTCGCCAGGGAGGGGGAAGACATGGGAAAGCTCCGTGATGTTGAGAAACCGGCGCTCCCGGTGCCCCGCGCTGGGCGGCGTCCGACGAGGACGCATGCGGGCCCTTCCACTTTGTGGATTCTCGTTCGTGCGGTCGGGCGGGCATGGGCTGTGACGAGAGATACTTGGCGGCAATTCTAAGGGCCTTCCCGCGGCGGCCGACCCCCGAAACCGAAACTTAACAATTTCTTTATGACGACACGCACCGTGTTCTTCGTGTCCGACGGCACCGGCATCACTGCGGAGACGTTCGGCAACTCGATCCTCAAACAGTTCGCGATTCAGCCGCGGCATGTGCGCATGCCGTTCATCGACACGGTGGACAAGGCGCGCCAGGTGGTTGCCGAGATCAACCGCACCGCGGAGGTCGAGGGCCGCAGGCCGATCGTCTTCACCACGTTGGTGGACCCGGACGTGCTGCACGTCGTCAAAGAGGAGTGCCGCGGCCTCGTGCTCGACATGTTCATGACCTTCGTCGAGCCGCTGGAAGCCGAGTTCGGCATGAAGTCCAGCCACCGCATCGGCCGGTTCTCGGACGTTGCCAAGAGTCAGGAGTACCACAACCGGATCGAGGCCATCAACTTCTCGCTGGCGCACGACGACGGGCAGTCGGCCAAGAACCTGGCTGAAGCCGACGTGATCCTGATCGGCGTGAGCCGCAGCGGCAAGACACCGACCTCGCTGTATCTGGCCATGCAACACGGCATCAAGGCGGCCAACTACCCCTTGATTCCGGAGGATTTCGAGCGCAACTGCCTGCCTTCGGCTCTGGCGCCGCACAAGGCGAAGTGCTTCGGCCTGACCATTGCGCCCGAACGGCTGGCCGAGATTCGCAACTCCCGCCGCCCGGGCAGCAAGTACGCCAGCCTGGAGAACTGCCGCTACGAAGTCGCCGCCGCCGAAGCCTT
Encoded proteins:
- the rplI gene encoding 50S ribosomal protein L9, with translation MQVILLEKVANLGNLGDVVKVKDGYARNYLIPTGAARRATEAAVKEFEAKRAELEKAAADKLTAAQAQGEKLAGKTVTVAQKAGVDGRLFGSVTNFDIAEGLKQQGFDVHKSQIRLPNGPLKVVGEHPVSVALHTDVVVDITVAVVAEND
- the rpsR gene encoding 30S ribosomal protein S18 yields the protein MPAPRGKSSKDRKSKRSQQSLLFKRKRFCRFTAAGVEEIDYKDVDTLRDFISENGKIIPARLTGTRAIYQRQLSTAIKRARFLALLPYTDLHKV
- the priB gene encoding primosomal replication protein N; translated protein: MNRVELSATVVERGAMRYTPAGLPALDLRLAHESVLTEAGHPRKVRLELKAVAVGDLTQRLSRTELGRPVMVSGFLASQRNGRGLVLHITELQDVSSSY
- the rpsF gene encoding 30S ribosomal protein S6, translating into MRHYEIVLLIHPDQSEQVGAMVERYKAVVANAGGKVHRVEDWGRRQLAYMIQKLAKAHYVCLNIECSKETLQELETAFRFNDAVLRHLTVQKSKAETAPSVMMKLVEKEEAKKAQQEASA
- a CDS encoding VC_2705 family sodium/solute symporter; amino-acid sequence: MAGMTPTAGASSSAAANAAFRKQLNKVYGWYTGGFLIFIVVLAILEQAGMPKNWIGFIFLLATVALYAGIGIMSRTTDAAEYYVAGRRVPAIYNGMATGADWMSAASFIGMAGTLYLTGYGGLAFIMGWTGGYCLVALFLAPYLRKFGQFTIPDFLGARYGGNLARFIGILAAILCSFTYVVAQIYGVGLITTRLTGFAFEIGIFVGLGGILVCSFLGGMRAVTWTQVAQYIILIIAYLIPVVWLSVKQTGVPVPQAVYGYQLEKVSAKEKELRNDPKEQEVIAVFKKRAEEAAAKLKDVPAAMAADRAAAEKKVADLKAQNAPLAEIQAAEKALASLPATEADARKAYEAAQKANEARAKPLGGMPAHAQQFAGDPNGDEKARKTFDESRRNFLALVFCLMVGTAALPHILMRYYTTPSVKEARESVTWSLFFIFLLYFTAPALAVLVKYEVFNVLVGTPFDKLPAWIAQWSRVDPTLLSVTDVNGDGILQLGEMKIGGDIIVLATPEIGGLPYVISGMVAAGGLAAALSTADGLLLTIANALSHDLYYKMIDPNAPTSRRVTISKILLLVVALAAAYVAAQKPADILFLVSAAFSFAAAAFFPALVLGIFWKRASSMGAVLGMIAGLGVTFYYMATTQPWLRGVFGVTSPVELWWGIQPISAGVFGVPIGFAVIILVSLFTPAPKKEVQELVEHVRYPNLKAA
- a CDS encoding DUF4212 domain-containing protein; the protein is MQLSSKHEEYWRKNLRITGILLAIWFVVTFVVAFFARDLSFNFFGWPFSFWVGAQGALVVYVLIIWYYARYMNRLDQEYGVAEE
- a CDS encoding tetratricopeptide repeat protein; this translates as MPVSPASGPRSWRYRWLKWQAMAWLVIGDRRRAALVFDEMLARFPGDPYARMSRAHLRAQAGQKEGALDDYAQLLESHPRHGAAAWFNYGFLLEESGRYDDAEHAFRRAVELDPKLDRAWYGLGLVLIRAHRFDEAVQALKRNTELQPMSPYGWYQLARVHMDRHEPEEAAKIIRHLKGFEPKVAAQLERETGLAV
- the ppsA gene encoding phosphoenolpyruvate synthase → MSSPSLATALVVPFENLRMTDVEVVGGKNASLGEMISQLAASGVRVPGGFATTAHAFREFLRAGGLVERINDKLASLDIDDVKALAEAGAQIRQWVVDTPFPPALEQAIRAEFEKLTAGDPHASFAVRSSATAEDLPDASFAGQQETFLNVVGIEDVLHKVKEVFASLYNDRAISYRVHKGFAHGDVALSAGIQRMVRSDLGASGVMFTIDTESGFKDVVFITASYGLGETVVQGAVNPDEFYVHKPALKNGKFPIIRRNLGSKLIKMEFASSEEKAQSGKLVKTVNTPPEQRNRYSLNDADVVELARYALVIEEHYGRPMDIEWGKDGRDGQIYILQARPETVKSQAQGGVEHRYKLKGQGTVLVEGRAIGQKIGTGPVRIVHSIAEMEKVQPGDVLVTDMTDPNWEPVMKRASAIVTNRGGRTCHAAIIARELGIPAVVGCGHATEVLKDGALVTVVCSEGDTGYIYDGLLETEVVEVQRGEMPYCPVKIMMNVGNPQLAFDFAQMPNSGVGLARLEFIINNNIGVHPKAILDYPNVDADLKKAVESVARGHASPRAFYVDKLAEGVATIAAAFWPKPVIVRLSDFKSNEYRKLIGGSRYEPEEENPMLGFRGASRYISEEFAEAFAMECEAIKRVRNDMGLTNVEIMVPFVRTLQQAERVTQLLAQHGLQRGKDDLRVIMMCEVPSNAILAEQFLEYFDGMSIGSNDLTQLTLGLDRDSGLELLAHDFDERDPAVRALISRAIAACRAVGKYVGICGQGPSDHPDFADWLAQEGIVSISLNPDTVIETWQRLAKR
- the ppsR gene encoding posphoenolpyruvate synthetase regulatory kinase/phosphorylase PpsR; the encoded protein is MTTRTVFFVSDGTGITAETFGNSILKQFAIQPRHVRMPFIDTVDKARQVVAEINRTAEVEGRRPIVFTTLVDPDVLHVVKEECRGLVLDMFMTFVEPLEAEFGMKSSHRIGRFSDVAKSQEYHNRIEAINFSLAHDDGQSAKNLAEADVILIGVSRSGKTPTSLYLAMQHGIKAANYPLIPEDFERNCLPSALAPHKAKCFGLTIAPERLAEIRNSRRPGSKYASLENCRYEVAAAEALMRREGIAWLSSTHKSIEEIATTILRDIRPDRLVY